From Acidobacteriota bacterium:
CGAGCGAGAGCTCGATGGCCTGCCGTGCCAGTACCGCCGCGCCTCGACCCCACCAGTACGCGAGCGCCCAGTCGTCGCTGTCGACGAGCGTGCGGCTGTGCGCGAGCAGGGCTGTCGCGGCCGTCGTCACGACATGTGCCCTCGGCCCCGGAGCAGCTTCACCAGGGCATCGGTGCCGTCGATCAGTGCCTGCAACTCGCCCGTGTAGTCGCCGTGCGCGCCATCGAGGCACGCGCGGAACGTCGTCTTGTACGCAGGGCTGCGTCCCTGCGTCAGCGCGGACTCCACTTCGCCGCCGCGATCGGCATCGTCCATCAACGCCAGTGCCATCAGCTTGCGGAGTCCGATGGCCGACGTGAGCGCGTCCTCGACGTCGGCGTGACGATCGCCGCGTGCGAGTCGTCTGGCCCGCACCACTTCGTGGCAGGCCGCCTCGAGTGCGGATCGGCAGAAGTTCGGCACGAGACGCAGCTTGATCGCGTCGGGCATCTGCTCGGTCCGCGTCACGGCCACCGCATCATCCATGAGCATCTGCACGGGGCCGTGCGTGCGACGGATATCGACGATGGAGCGGGCCTTGCGGGTGATGTCGACGAACGTGGCGCTGATGGCGAGACGGCGCACGGCTTCGGGCAGCCGGTCATCGTGCGTGAAGACAATCACCTGATGCGTGCGCGCCACGTTGCCGAGCACGCGCGCGAGGCCCTCCACTTTCGACGGGTCGAGGGCCTGCACGGGATCGTCGATCAGCACGAACCCGAACGGCGTATCCGGCATCGTCGCGCGTGGGAGGAAGAGGCTGAGCGCGAGGCTGTTGAGCTCGCCCTGCGACATCACGCTCAGGGCCTTCGCGCCGTCGCCGTCGACCTTCACTTCGAGCTCGACGGCGCGGCGCGTGCGCGTGCCGACGACCTTGACGGCGCACAGCTCGACGTTGCTCTGCATGCGTAGCGTGGCCCAGTACTCGCGCGCCCTGTCTTCGATGGGCGCGAAGCGCTCGGCCCGGATCGTGACGATCTCGTCGCGCAGCCACGCGGCGGCCTTCTGCAGGTGCTTGCGCGCTTCGGCGGACGCCTGCGCCCTGACGGCGAGAGGCAGCCAGTCGCGCACCTTGTTCGCAACGGGACGCCAGATGTCCTCGCGCCTCACGAGCTCGGCCCGCGCGGCGGCGACGACAGGTGCGAGTCGATCGGCGATGGCACGCACGCCGTTCTCGATGCGGAGCGCAAGCGTCTCCGGGGCTTCGTCGGCGACGGGTGTCGCGAACGCGCGCCATGCGTCGAGCAGGCCCGCCGTGTCGATGCCCGCTGGTGCGGCGTCTGCAAGCGCGCGTGGAGGCGCGGCACAGAACTGCAACGCGCGGGCTCGTGCCCGCTTCAATTCCTCCGCGGCAGTCTTCGCGTCGGAGGCGTCGGCGCGCAGCTTCGTCGAGACGTCGGTTGTACGCGCGCGCCAGTCGTCGTGGATCACGCCGGGCGTGTCGCACACCGGACACGCGTTGTCCCGAGTCGAGACCGTGAATGCGAGTGCGGCATCGAGGAGCTCGGCGAGCTGCAGCGATCGGCCGGCGCTCAGTTCGGCGAGGCGACGGCTCTCGGCGTCGGCGCGGCGCAGCGCGTCGGCAAGGACGTGCGCCGTGTCGGCGCTCGGCGCGGTAAGCGTCGCCAGCGCCTTCAAGGCTGTCGAGTCCGTGTCGGCAGCGTCGTCGTACGTCACGAGCGCGTCGATCGCGGCCGTGTCCCACGTGCGTGCGCCGAGGAGCGCGATGACCTCTGCGAGACGCGCGTCGCTTGCGTGCGTCGCCACGTCGGACGCGAATGCGATCGCCTCCTTCGCGACCGCCTTGGCGTCGTCGTGCTTCTTCTCACGATCCGTTACCGCGTTCTTCACGCGCGTGCGCACCGTTTCGTACTCGTCCAGGCCGAGCCCGCGAACCAGCGCATCGTGCAGTTGCGAGTTCGCGTCGAACATGTCGCCGAGCTGCGAATAGGCGAGGAACGGAGGGTACTCGGTGGCGGCGCCGAGCCAACCCGTGTCGGCGATGGGCACCGTGGCGTCTGGCAGCTTCACGACCGTCTCGCCACTCGCCAGCGTGGCTTCATGGCCCCACTTGCGCGAGAAGGTCACGTGCCCGAGGCCTTCGACGGTCACCTCGGCGGCGATCAGCGGCGGGTTGGGTTCGTGCCGGTTGCGCCACCCTTCGCTGGCGACGGGCGTCGTGAACCGGGAGCAGGTGTTGGTGAAGAGCAGCTCTGCCGCTTCGGCAAAGCTGCTCTTGCCGGATCCGTTGCGGCCGCTGACCACCGTCAGTCCGGGCCCCTCGTTCAGCTTGAGCGCGCGCTCCGGCCCGATGCCCCTGAACGCCCTGACGCTGATCGACTTCAGGTACGCGCGCGACACGGGCGGCGACGGTTCGCCGCGGCTCTCTCTCGCGTGCCGCGTCTCGGCCCCCTCGTCGATCGCCGCCGCGAGTGCCTCATCGCCTTCGCAGGCATACGCGATGTACGTCGCGAACGGCTCCGTGTCCTTCCCGGCATCAGCAAGGCGTTGCAGCAGGTCATCCTGAATGGAAGGCATTGGAAGAGAGGATCATACCGACGTCGACGCAGGGGCTAAAGAAGCTGTGGGGAAATGGCGGGTCTTGTGCGGGCGCGGGTCCTGTCGCCGGACAGCCCCGCCCGTCCTCGGCGCGACAAGCGCTTGTACGGGAGACGCGCCTGCGCGCGGGCGGGGCGGCCCCGTCCGGCGCCACCCGCGCCGAGACGCCATTCTCTTCACAGACTCTTCAATCCGTTCTGGCACGGCGCGCGCCACGCAGCATGCTTTCGTCGCGGCGTAGTGACCGGGCTTGCTCGGCCCGTTTCTCCCTAACCGTTCGCTCAGCGCAACTTCTGTCTGGGAACCTGGAGTACGTGTGAGGGCGGGGTTGACAAGGTGGAAAACGTGAGCCGTGTACGACGGGCCCCCGCCCTCACAAGACCCGCGTTCTCTTTACAGACCCTTCAGCCCGTTCGACCACGCGGCGTGCCAGTGAGCCACGGGTTGAAACCCTTGGCCTCCATACAGAAGATGGTCTCCTTCGGCAGTTGGTCACCATCCTTGGATGGCAGGACACTCTGCGGGCGGCGATCACTGACTGCCGGACGACTTGTCCGCCGTAGCCCGAAGGGCGAAGGTGGAAGTCCGGCAGCTACGTGCGGCGGAGCCGACCGGTGCTTGGTGCTCGGTGCCCGGTGCCCGGTGGTCTGCCGCGCCGTAGCGCGTCAGCGCGGAGGCGGGCCCGGTGGCCGGATCAGTACGGATACAACCTCGCCACCTCCTCCGGTGAGGCGTTGGCGTGACGGAGGTGCGCGATCGGGCCGGGATCCTGGGTGGCCAGGGTGTCGATGCAGCGAGCGGCGGCGTTCGTGTCGGCGCGCGCGAGCGCCTCGTCGAGATCGGCAAGGGTGAGGTTACGCGATGCGAGCGGGTCGCCGCCATCCGCGGCCTGTTCCAGCAACGCCCGGCAGGCAGTGCCGGCCCAGCGGCTGGCGGACCAGCGCACGTGATCGGGAAGCGTGACGTCGGCGGCCATGCGAGCGGCGTTGTCGCGCGCCGACGAGTCGCCGGGATCCAGTAGCAGTCGTCCGCGCACGAGCGCGAGCTCCACATAGCGCGGCCCCAGCCCGCGATAGCCGCCCGACCCCAGCATGCGATCGTGGAACGCCTCGGCTCGCGCCAGCGACTCGCGATCGCGCAGGGCGCCTGCCAACCGCGCCCACTCCGATAGCGGATAAGCGACGTCCGCGTCCGCGTAGATGTCGGCGAACGCTCGCGCAAGCTGCTCCTGGGCAACCAGTGCGTCAGGCGCCCGTCCTGTCACCGTGTGAAGCCGCGCGAGCGCGCCACGCAGGCGCAACTCCGCCGGAGACGACTCCTCAATCGCGCGATCGAGGAGCGCCTCAGCGGCGTGCTGCACGACGTGCGCGTCGGGCGTGGCCGTGTCCGCACACTGCTGGACGAGATGCGCCACGACGTGCACCCGCACCATGCGCGGCCGTGCGGTCAGCCAGCCGGCAGGCGGCATGGCGATCGTCCCTGCGTTCACGGCATGACGCGTGGCGACCGCGTGCGCGAACGAGAGCGCGTAGCGTGCGTCCGGCGTGATGTCGGTCCAGCGGTCGAGCGCGATCCGCGCGCCCCGCCGGACGGGAGCCCAGTCGACGAGCGCGTCGCTGCCCAGCAGCGCCAGCCTGAAGAAACTCGCCGTGAGCGCGTCTCGCCGCTCGGGATCGGCCGCCGCGTCGACCAGCAGGGCCGACAGCCGATCGCCGAAGGCCTCTTCCACCGCCTGCGCGGCATGCGCCACGGGCACGACGCGCAGGCGCGACCGTGCGTAAGCCGAAGCTTCCTCGTACTGGCTGGTCGCCACGATGAGCCGTGTGACGTGCGGCGCCATGCGTACGATCCCGGCGATCTTCTGTTCGAGCCCACCGACGGGACCGACGTGTCCCGCGGCATCGACGGACGCAGACGCGATGACGTCGCCCGGCAACGCGCAGTGCAGCACGTCCGACGCGAGTCCGAGCACGAACGCGAGTCCGAACGACGGGCCATCGATGGGCGCGTGCAGATCCGGCACGCCGGGCGCATTGCGCACCGACGCCATGTACGCGATCGACGGCGGAGTCGATGTCGCGTCGTGCATGCTGTGCCAGAGCACGGGCAGTCCGCGTGGCAGCGCGAGGCCGGCGTCGCGCCACGACGCTCGCAGTGCAGGTCCGAGCGCAGGCCCGTGTTCGACGCTGTCCGTCGCGTGCCCGCGTGAGACGTGCCAGAGGACCACCGTGTCGTGCTGCACGGTCACGGCCGCCGTGGATCCGACAGCCGGCTCCGGCATCGGTCCACGCGCGGCGATGATGCGCGCCACGTCGGCCTCGCGCGGCCAGCACCACGGGCCGGCCGCCCAGGCCTCGTCGGCGACGTGCGGGCGCAACCAGGACATCAGAAGTAGTGTGCGTCGAAGTCGGTGCTGCCCCACCACGCCGCGGGATCGCCCAGCGCCACGCGTCGCAGCCGCTCATCGTCTGCGGCGATTGCGGCATGGAGGTTGATGCGGATCGCGCGGCCCGTCCTGTCGGCAGATTCGAGCGCCGCGTCGAGACGGTCGACGGCACCCGCTTCGTGCAGCAGCACGCGCACGCTCTCGATGTCGTCGCGCCGATGGCAGAGTCGACGCCAGCTGACCGACGCTTCAGAGAGATCGGCAGACAGCGTGTCGAACAGATCCGTGAGATCGTCGCCGAGCGCTTCGGCGCGCCGGACGGCCTGCTGTTCGAGCGCGCGGATCGACGCGGTGTCGAGCGTGCGCGCCCAGCGGCGTGGCGCCAGTTCCGCGTCGCTGACGAGATCCTGCAGGCGTCCGCTCGCGATGAGCGCGGCGACGTCCGCAGCGTCTGGCTCGCACAGGCGTGCGAGCTGGCCCGCGAGCGACGTGCGCGCCCAGGCGTCGGCGGCGAGTGCCTGCCCCAGTTGTTCCTGCATCCACGCGTCGTGTGTGTTCACCGTCCACTCCTCGACCGGAGGACCGGCCCACGCATACACCGGACGCAGCAGCAGGGCGCCTGCGTCGCGCCAGCCGACGACGAGCGGCGTGCCGCTCGCTGTCTCGATGAGGAAGCGCCCCGGCTGCTGGAGCGCGACGCGCGCGATGCCGGCGGCATCTGCCGCTTCGGCCTCACGCGCCCGCAAATCCGGCCGCACCTGGAACGCTGCTGCTCCTCGTGCGATGACGCGCAGCTGCGCGACTGCCGCGTCGAGTTCGATCCGCATGCCGAGCGCGTCCATCACCGGGCTGTGCGCCGGCAACAGCACCGACGGTGCGCCGGGCGTGCTCCCGAGCGCCGCGTGCGGCGAGAGGGTCGGCATCGCCAGGTGCTCGATCGGGCCGAGCATCTCGGGCCCGATGCCCATCGCGCGCAACTCCTCGTGCATCTCCGGTGCGGTGTTCATGATCCGTACTCCACGTCGGTCGCCGCGTCGCGTCTGTCGACACGCGGTGCGAACACCTCCGCCGCCACTCGCCGGACTTCGTGCTCGAGCTCGGGGCGGACCGCCGCGTGTACCAGCCACGCCGACAGCCGCGGGACGTGCGTAGGGGTGTTCGCCGGCACTTCGAGCAGGTAGCCGCGCGTGCGCTTGTGCCGCTGGTACACCCTGTTGCGCACCTTCACGAAGTCGCCGCGTCCGCCACTCTCGCGTGTGACGATGGCGTCGACGGTGAGCTCCTCGTCGGCGATGGCGCGCAGGTCGCTGACGTTCGCGAGGAAGCCGTCGGGGTTCTGCAGCGTGCGCGCGATCTCCGGGATCGCTCGATCGAACAGCACCGCCGCTGCTTCATCCAGCAGTGCCGCATGTTCGCCGGCGATGGCCACCTGCTCCGGCGTTTCGCGATCGATGGCGTCCACAGGCCTGACAGCCGCATCGTCGGCCGGCGTGAGCGACTCGAGTCGACGACGCTCGCGCTGCGTGTGCCGGTGCATGTCCTTGACGCGGTTGGACAGCGCTCGCATCAGGTACGCCTCGGCCTCGACGTCGGTGACCGTGTAGCGCCGCGGCCCCGGACGACTCTTCGAGAGCCTGATCAGCACGTCCTGCACCACCTCGTCCTGCCTGTCTCGCGCGCCCACGCGCCGTGCCAGCCGCACGAGTGCGTGGTACGCCACGATGGTGGCGTCTTCGCGGCGCTGCCGCTCATCTGGCGACAACGTGCCGTCGGCCGGAGCCATCTGGACCAACGCCTCCGACAGGGTCATGGCCCTGTGTGCGCCGGGAGCTGAAGCCTC
This genomic window contains:
- a CDS encoding AAA family ATPase — protein: MPSIQDDLLQRLADAGKDTEPFATYIAYACEGDEALAAAIDEGAETRHARESRGEPSPPVSRAYLKSISVRAFRGIGPERALKLNEGPGLTVVSGRNGSGKSSFAEAAELLFTNTCSRFTTPVASEGWRNRHEPNPPLIAAEVTVEGLGHVTFSRKWGHEATLASGETVVKLPDATVPIADTGWLGAATEYPPFLAYSQLGDMFDANSQLHDALVRGLGLDEYETVRTRVKNAVTDREKKHDDAKAVAKEAIAFASDVATHASDARLAEVIALLGARTWDTAAIDALVTYDDAADTDSTALKALATLTAPSADTAHVLADALRRADAESRRLAELSAGRSLQLAELLDAALAFTVSTRDNACPVCDTPGVIHDDWRARTTDVSTKLRADASDAKTAAEELKRARARALQFCAAPPRALADAAPAGIDTAGLLDAWRAFATPVADEAPETLALRIENGVRAIADRLAPVVAAARAELVRREDIWRPVANKVRDWLPLAVRAQASAEARKHLQKAAAWLRDEIVTIRAERFAPIEDRAREYWATLRMQSNVELCAVKVVGTRTRRAVELEVKVDGDGAKALSVMSQGELNSLALSLFLPRATMPDTPFGFVLIDDPVQALDPSKVEGLARVLGNVARTHQVIVFTHDDRLPEAVRRLAISATFVDITRKARSIVDIRRTHGPVQMLMDDAVAVTRTEQMPDAIKLRLVPNFCRSALEAACHEVVRARRLARGDRHADVEDALTSAIGLRKLMALALMDDADRGGEVESALTQGRSPAYKTTFRACLDGAHGDYTGELQALIDGTDALVKLLRGRGHMS